A segment of the Echinicola strongylocentroti genome:
TTGGGGTATTTCTGTTGACTACTGGCCATAAGGACGTTTTATGCTACCACGGCGACTTTACCGATCAATTCCTCCAACACCTTGTCCGCTGTCACGCCTTCTGCATTGGCTTCATAGCTTAGGATCAAGCGATGGCGCAAGCAGTCGTACACCACTGCACGGATATCCTCGGGGGTGACATGGTCCCGTCCTTCCATCCAAGCATGGGTCCTAGAAGCCCTGTCTATGGCGATGCTTCCTCTTGGGCTGGCACCAAACTCAATCCAGCTATCCAATTCTTCGCTGTATTTTTTCGGGTACCGACTGGCGGAGATAATATCCACAATGTACTTTTCCATGGCTTCTGAAATCTTCACTGTGGCGATTTCCTGCCTTGCCGTAAAAATCACCTCAGGGCTCAGCCGTTCCTTTTCTTCCCCAGTGGTCTTTTTCTGCTCCTCCCTATTGAGCCGGAGAATGGCCAGCTCGGCAGCATCATCTGGATAGTCAATGATCACGTGCATCAGAAAACGGTCCATCTGGGCTTCGGGAAGTGGGTAAGTTCCTTCCTGCTCCACGGGGTTTTGGGTGGCCATGACCATAAACAGCGGATCCATGGCATAGGTCTTCCCAGCTACCGACACCTGTCGCTCTTCCATGGCTTCGAGCAAGGCCGACTGCACCTTGGCAGGGGCACGGTTGATCTCATCGGCCAAGATCAGGTTATTGAAAATCGGGCCTTGTTGGAAAACAAATTTCTCCTTTAGCTCAGGTTGGTAAATCTCCGTCCCGGTAATATCAGAAGGCAACAAGTCCGGTGTAAACTGTATTCTGCTCAGTCCACAGTCAAGTTCTTTGGAAAGGGTCTTGATCGCCCGTGTTTTGGCCAAGCCCGGCAAGCCTTCCAAAAGCATATTGCCATCGGCCAACAACACCAAAATGATCCTATCGATCAGCGTATCCTGCCCGATAATGGAAGCTGACATCCGTGTCTTAAGTTCCTTTATTGATTCATTTGCTGTCATGTAGTGCGTACTGGTTATTGGTGATTGAGTGATTGGTGATTGGATAGGCGCTCCACGGCCCATAAACTTCCGTGGCCTTACTGCTCCCTCATGTTTCTTGGACAGTAAAGCTATCGGCATTCGCTATTCACCAAAGGTAAAATGGGGCAGCTACATAGGAACTGCCCCATTAAAAAAAGGTTGTATTTGAATCGGCAGCTCCCTAGTTTCTAGGAGGCGTTGCCATTTGCTGTACTACTTTATCTATGGACAGAGAAGACCCTGTCTGAGGAGGAAACTCCTTAAACGTAGATAAAAACTCCGCAGCGTAGCGCTGTGCCGGCACAAAGAGCCACATATTCTCTCCATACCACTTCACATACATTCTAGAATCGGGAGAGACCTCATAAGGATCTGCTCTTAAATTCACAATAAGTGGCCAACTAGGCGATTTTCTATAAGCTTGTGAAATATCACCTTCCATGATGGTAAAATGAACCTTCCACATGCCATAACGAATGGCATTCAAGTTAGCACCTGCGTCAAAATAAAAGATTTCCTTTCTAGGAGACTCTTCTACTTCACCTTTGAAAAACGGCATCATATTGTAGCCATCCAAGTGTTGCTTAAAGGTCTTTCCATTGGCTTGGTAGCCGTTCTTTACTTTTTCTTTGATATCCGGCTCACCGGCAGCTGCCAAAATAGTTGGCATCATGTCCTCATGACTAAAGATATCATTATAAACCGTACCCGGCTCGATCACTCCTGGCCAGCGGATTGCGGTAGGAACACGGAAGCCACCTTCCCAAGTGGTTCCTTTTTCACCTCTAAAAGGAGAGCTGCCACCATCAGGCCACGTAACTTTCTCTGCACCGTTATCCGTAGAATACATCACGATGGTATTATCAGTAATGCCCAACTCGTCCAGTTTGTCGAGAATTCTCCCTACAGCCTTGTCATGCTCTACCATACCGTCAGGGTATATCCCAATTCCAGTCACGCCATCACTTTCCTCTTTCAGGTGCGTCCAAATATGCATACGCGTAGCACTCAACCAAACAAAGAAAGGCTTGCCATCGGCATGGGCTTTTTCGATAAATTCGATCGCAGCGTCTTCAAACTCTTCATCGACCGTTTCCATTCGCTCTTTGGTCAATGGGCCCGTATCTTCGATGCTGCCGTCAGCAGTACTGTGGATCACTCCCCTTGGACCAAACTTCTTCCTGAATTCTGGATCTTTGGGGTAATAATATCCTTCCGGCTCCTCTTCAGCGTTCAGGTGGTACAGGTTACCAAAAAACTCATCAAAACCGTGGTTGGTCGGCAAGTGTTCATCTTGATCGCCTAGGTGATTTTTACCAAATTGGCCCGTAGCATAGCCCTGTGGCTTGAGGAGATCGGCAATAGTAGGCTGGGATTCTTGGATCCCGTGGCTATCTCCAGGCATTCCGATTGTGAGTAACCCTGTTCTGAATGGGTGCTGACCAAGGATAAACGCCGCTCTTCCCGCAGTACAGGATTGCTGGCCGTACCAGTCCGTAAATACAGCTCCTTCATTGGCTATTCGGTCGATGTTAGGTGTCTTGTACCCCATCATGCCATTATTATTAAAGCCCACATTGGACCAACCAATGTCATCACCCCAGATCACCAGGACATTGGGCTTCTCCTGCGCTTCTGCTATTTGCCAGCTACTGGCCGCCAAAAAGCAAGTCACTAAAATTTTCTTAAACATACATCATAGAATTAATTGTAAATAAATAAGGGTTCAGCTTTACATGTTGATTGAGATGAGAAGTTAACCATTATCAATTCTACGATTGCGAGAAATCACCAATCGACTGCCAATATTTACCAATTTTGGCAAAAATCAGCTATATGGAATTATTACCAAAACAATTAAAAAATCAATATCAAAATTGTGCAACAGTACTTTATAACCTGAGTTCGGCTTATTGTAAGTAGTAAAAACGTCATAGCGGACGCAGTAAAAAATGCCGTTATTCCGACAGCTATGCTGCAGAACCACTAGCATTGAGTTTGTAACTCAATAGGGGGCATAGGAAGCCTGTTGAGCTTCATCGAATGCCCTATTTTTATTTGTTGTTCTTTTTTTACGGTTTTGTAACTGGATTGAAGAAACACCCGATCCTATAATACTCCGGGGATCAAACTTCCCAAATGGGAGCCAAATGCCAAGATCAAACAAGAGATCACCGCCCCTATGCTAATGGCAATAAAAGAAGACGCTCGTGGCAACTTAAAAATATAGGCCGCAATGGTCCCCATGTATACCCCCGTAAAAGGCAGCGGTATCATCACAAACATCATCAAACCCCAAAACCCATATTTTTGGATTTTGTCGCCTACACCACTCTTGGCTCGGCGCATCAGTTTTACTGACTGGCTTTTATACATGCGGTACTTCCATAGTCGGTTATTAAAATTATCAATCAAAAACATCATGATCGGAAATACCAGCAAATTCGCAATAAGCCCTACTCCAAGGGCCGTCAGGGGATGGAGGCCATTGAGCACTCCGTATGGTATCCCTACCCTGGATTCCCCAAAAGGAGAAATGCTCAATAAAAAGGTATGTATTATTATATTAATCATTATTGTCGTTTAAATATATAGTAAGAAATCACTTCCTGTCCGTACCCTATCGTTCGCTACCTTATCAATAGGGTATACACTAAAACCAAATTGTAAATTACAGGAAGTCCGTCAAGAAATTAGATGGACATAATATGGTGGAGCCCGTCCAGAAAAATGAGGCACTACGCCTGATCTCAAAGATACTTTTCTTACTGGCTTATAGGCACTAAAAAAAGTCTGGTACCCTATGTTAAAATCTACTGACTGTAGGAAAAATGTTTTGCCGGGATGCTGTTCGTTATCCCCCAAACAACTCGCCGCCCTGGCAGACCTTGCCTGAACATAGCTCCCTGCAATGGCGGTATTATCACCATTGGCCCTTAGTACTGTTTTCTCCACCGCTTTTGCCACAGAAGCCGCTTCCATTTCCCCCATGAAAATGGTAAAGGCCACTAGGCAAAATAAAAAGAAAACAATCTTGGAGCATTTATTCATTGGTGCGAATGTAGATACATTTATTAGATTTTGGTACAAAAACCAAAACTCTTATACGGGAAAGTTGATTTCAAGTTTGGTGCCAAAAGTAAAAATCATGACACCATGGCCATTTTTATAAGCAATAATCCTTTTATGTCAGTCTCTGTAACATCAAAGAAAGAAGCCAAGCCCATCGGTCCAGCTATTTTGGAATGTCGACGGGCTTGGCCTCCTTGGGATGCTATCTCTTTTAGGACAATGCCTCTTTCCGTACTTTTTCTACCTCATCTGGCGCAATCGGCAGCGGAGTACCCAATAGATCAGCACCTGAATCCGTAATGACAAAATCCTCCTCTACCCGGATTCCTCCAAAGTCACGGTAAGTATCCAGCTTATTGTAATCGATAAAATCCTTGAATTTGCCTTCGGCCTTATACATATCGATCAATTCAGGGATAATATAAATCCCCGGCTCCACTGTAATGACATTATTTGACTCCAGTGCTTTGCCCAGCCGAAGTGACTTCAGGCCAAACTCGGAGGATTTTTTTAGCTCGGGCGTATAGCCTACATATTGCTCACCGAGGTTTTCCATATCGTGCACATCCAGCCCCATCATGTGCCCAAGTCCGCACTGAAAAAACATGGTATGCGCTCCTGCTGCCACCGCTTCTTTGGCATCGCCTTTCATCAGTCCTACTCCTTTCAACCCTTCTACCAAAGTCTCTGCCGCCAATAGATGGACATCCAAGAAACGTTTACCCGGGCGAAGGGATTCCACTGCCGCCCGATGAGCATTATAGACGATTTCGTATAGCTCCCTTTGCCGTGCATCAAACTTGCCGCTAACAGGGAAGGTCCTCGTCATATCGCCTGCATAAAACTCCGTGGATTCTGCTCCTGAGTCAAACAACATGATATCTCCCTCCTTCAGCGTATTGCCATAATAATGATTGTGCAAAGTCTGCCCATTGATCGTAGCTATCGGGGGAAAAGACAGGGAGGCATTATACGACCTGGCCACGCTCGTAGCCACGGCTACCAACTCATATTCCTTCATTCCAGCTCTGGCCGCTTTCATCACTGCTAGGTGAACGGCAGAAGTCCTGCTCACTGCTTCATCCATTTCGGCCAGCTCCTCGGACGATTTAATATTACGCTGCTTGGCCACTGCCTGAATCAACTTCACTGAAGGCATGCTTTCCACCTCCTCTATAGATTTGCCCAACAATTCACGAAGCTTCAGCACATGCTCTCCCCTGTAAGGAGGAAGGATATGACAGTCTGCTTTGATAAAATCAGCCAACTTTCTCAGTGGCGCCGTGTTCACCACACCGACTTGCTCACCAAGCTCGGCGATAGTTGGCTGTGGCCCGGTCCATACGATATCGTCTATTTCATAATCGTCTCCGAAAATATAATCCTTGTCCGCATCACAGTCGATCACTCCTACCAATCCTGGCAGAGAAATCCCAAAGTAATATAAAAAGGTACTGTCCTGTCTGAAGGGATACCAGTTATGGTCAAAATTGATGCTTGCTTCATCGTTTCCTAAAAAAAGCAATTGGCCCTTGCCCATTTCAGCTCTGAGTTTGGCCCTTCTTTCTTGATAAATCTCTTTCTTGAACATTATATGTGGGTAGGTTAAATTTGATATCCTACAAATGTCCGAAAGTATTTGGACAAACAAAAAAAGAAGGCTGTTATTGGTTATCGGGTTACTGGTGTGTTGGGTTATAGAGTTACTAGGTTATTGGGAATCTACAGTCTATTTTCATAGATCGGAGTTTAAACCCGGGTTCAATGCCGTTTAGTTAAGGGTATTCCCTTCTTTTCATGTACCTAAAAGTCCTTTTTTTTGATTGACTTTGGCTGGGGAAACCTGATCATCTTGGTGGATTTTATCCTTTTCCTTTTTTCCCCCGAAAGCCTTCGGGGCAGGCTATTGATGAAAAAAGAAAGAAAAAAATCTAGGCCGGTGGTCTGCCTTTTAAAATGGAACATGGATTTACCCTGCGACCGAGATCCGTCACCCATTTTAATTTCCACCCGATGGCTACGACCTAAAAGTGAGTGGGGCTCGCTGTTCCACGACGCGAGCCAACTCCCTTTCTTAACGGCCTCCACCATCGGCTGGAAAACAGGCATACCAAGGGCCGTCATAAGGAAGCGATACCTTTTTTGGCTCAGGCGGGCTTATAGTTCTCGCTCAACTTGGTTTCTTAAGAAAATATACCACTACATGGAATAATGATGATAATTTATCCATAAGAAACTTATTAATCGGATCCGCCTTGCAGGTATTGGGCGTTAAGAAATTAAAAAGCGGGTGGGCAAAAAGGCAGGCTTGTTTGACGAAATATTAGCCAAAAAGAATGTTGGCAGCTAAAGAAGGTACCTGGCTTTAGATAGGCCTGCTTGGCTTTAGACAGGAGGAGTTTGCCTGCATGAGGGAAGGTTTTAATTTTAGGCCAATAGATGCACAGCGGCGGGTTTTTTTGGTTACTTTTTTGACCTGAAGCAAAAAAGTAACAAAGGTAAAGGGATGAAAACCACCTAGGAATTTAGCTAGAAAAAATAACTGACCAAGGAAAAAATATAGAACCCATATTTTCCAGATACACACTAACTAAACGGCATTGAACCCGGGTTAAAAAGAAAAATCGTACTGCACCCTGACGCGCCAGTCATTGGCTTCTAGGTTCAGGGACATATCATCGAAATCAAACAAGGTCACATCAGCAGTAAGTTTATTCAGGTGACCGTTAAAAAAGCAATTCACTGCTAACGTATATTCCTCTTCACTATTATCGGGAAGACTAAGCTCCGGCTGGTAATAAGCATAGCGTCCGGCCACTTCCAAAAGCGGTTTTCTTGTTCCTACTGCGCCGTTATTGACGACATAACCACCCTGCAAATAGAAACCTGCCAAGTGACCGGTATCTTCACTCAACCTGTCATTGATCCGCTTTCGATGGTATTCACTTTGCCAGCTGAAGGCCTTGTATTTGAGGGCTGTTTCCAACACCCATTGGTCTACATTGTACTGTCCAGGCTCACCACCTTCATACCCAAGTAATTCCCCTCCTCCGCTAGATGAAAAACGGGTGTATGGGCTGGTATTGGTCGCACCTGCCAGGGCAATAGACGCTTGTGGTTTTTCGTGATAGCTGAGATCAGTTCCTGAGATCGAAGGACCATCTCCCAAGAAGTTCCAAAACACTTTACCTACATACATGAGTTTTTTATCATCATTCTCTCTTGCTCCACGCCCCATCCCGGTCAAGGCTGCCAAGTGATAGTTGAAATCCACCAGACCACCTTCGTCTATCCTGCCATATATGGAAGCTCCCTGCTGACGGTCGATGGTAAATGGCCTGTTGATCAAAGAGCGCTCCAGCATCTGCTGCTTTCCACTGGAGATGGATCGCTCCCTGGTATATTCCATCTTCCACTGCCCAACCTTAAAGCTCAGCCAAGGCCATTTTTCCACCATCACACGAAAGTCCAACAACCTGCTTGCTCCCAGTTCATATTCAAAATAATATTTTAACCAAGGCTGATAGGCATGCCCTCCCACCTTAAGACGTGCCCGGTTGATCTTGAACACGTGTTGGTTAGGGGCACTGTAATCGTCAAAGGTCAACGGATCCTGATCAGACGAAAAGGCATACCTAAACTGTAACCTTCCGGCTATCTGCAACTGGAATTTATTATCTGGAGTAGTAAATTGGAATCCTTTGGATGTATGTTTGATATCCACCCCAACCGAATCTGATGTCGTCGTCTGTGCAGAAATGGGTACAGCAAACCCTAGCCATACACAGACAGCAACACACAGTTTGCCCATGTCCATAAAGCGATTTTCTTTTTTTCTAAATTTAATCATTCGGAACATTTAATCGACCCGGCTCCTTGCATTTCCAGATCAATTAAATGTTAATTTGTGATAGGCCTATCACAAAATAATTGGCCGCAAAAGTACCTCATTCCTTTCTAACTGGTCATACGTCAAAGTTAACTTTTTGTTAACAATCACAACGCAAGGTAACAATTGGTTAATCTTTATTCAAAAAACCTTTTTCTTAAAAATCTATTCATGGCGCTATTACTGCTGAGTTCCACCTTTTTTTTTATCTTTGTCCAGTGAAAACCAAAACTATTTCCTTAACAAAATCTACACAACATGCCCGAGGTTAAACTCTTTGCCGGAACCAACACAAAAAAACTGGCAGACTCCATTGCAGGAAATTACGGACAAGAATTGGGAGCGATGACGCTTTCTAAGTTTAGCGATGGGGAAATGTCACCCAGCTTTGATGAATCCGTCAGGGGATGTCACGTGTTTTTGATCCAATCTACCAACCCCAATGCGGACAACCTATTGGAGCTTTGCCTAATGATAGATGCCGCTAAACGAGCAAGTGCCTATAAGGTCTGCGCAGTGGTACCTTATTACGGATATGCGCGTCAGGACCGAAAAGACCGTCCACGTGTATCCATCGCGGCCAAGCTAATTGCCAATATGATCATGTCCGCAGGTGCTGACAGGATCATGACCTGTGACCTTCATGCAGGACAAATCCAAGGATTTTTCGACATTCCTTTGGATCATTTGAATGGATCAGCTATTTTTGTGCCCTATTTGAAAAGCTTGGACTTGGGCGACAACCTGATCTTCGCTTCCCCTGATGTGGGAGGAGTGAGCAGGGCAAGGGCTTACGCCAAGCATTTCGAGGTAGACATGGTGGTCTGCGACAAGCACCGTAAACGTGCCAATGAGGTCGCTTCCATGCAAGTCATCGGGGAAGTAGAAGGGAAAGACGTAGTATTGGTAGATGACTTAGTGGACACCGCAGGAACGATGTGTAAGGCAGCCGAAATCCTTCTTGACAAAGGAGCCAATTCTGTCAGGGCGATCGCAACACACGGTGTCTTGTCTGGAAAAGCCTATGAAAATATTGAGAATTCCAAATTGTCCGAACTGGTCATTACCGATACCATTCCGATCAAAAAAGAGTCTTCAAAAATAAAAGTCATGACTGTGGCAGAATTATTTGCCAAAGCCATCCATGCAGTGACCGGAAATGATTCGATCAGTGCGCTATTTGTTTAGCATTTCTTATTTATCACATATTTAATATACAAAAACTATGAAATCGTTAGAGGTTATAGGGTTTAAAAGAGCAAATCTCGACAGTGCTAGCTTGACGGAAATCCGTGAAGAAGGAAATGTACCTTGCGTGGTTTACGGACCTGGGATCAAAGAGCAAATCCATTTCTACGCTCCTGCTATCCTGTTCAGACCATTGCTTTACACTCCAGAAGTACATATGGTAGAGCTTAACATCGAAGGCTTCAAAGTAAAAACCATCCTTCGTGAAACTCAATTTCACCCAGTTAGTGATGTACTTCTTCACGCAGACTTCTTGGCCTATAGTGACAAGAAACCTATCAAAATGGACATCCCTGTGGACATCAAAGGTTCTGCACCTGGTATCCTAAAAGGTGGTAAGCTGGAAATGAAAACCAGAACACTTACTGTTAAAGGCCTTGCTAAAGACCTACCGGATAGCATCCCTGTTTTTATTGACAATCTTGAGCTTGGCAAATCTGTAAAAGTTCACGAAGTAAAAGCAGAAGGTTATGAAATCCTGACCAACCCAAGTGTATCTATTGCCACTATCGGTATCCCAAGAGCACTTAGAGGTAAGAAAACCACAGAGGAAGAGGAAGAAGTATAAGCCAACTCTTCTTTTAAAGAATAGATATTCAATCCTGCCATCGCTTTGTGTTGGCAGGATTTTTATTTTAGCTTTACTGATAGCCAAAACATATCATGAAATACCTCATCGTCGGACTGGGAAATATCGGCCCAGAATATGAACTTACTAGGCATAATATTGGATTTCTGACATTGGACAGGCTTGCAGACCAAGAAAATGCCCAATGGAAAAGCAACCGCCTTGCCTTTACCTCAGAGGTTAAATTCAAGGGAAGAACCCTTCACCTCATCAAACCAACCACTTATATGAACCTTAGTGGCAAAGCGATAAACTACTGGATGAAAGAGCTGAAAGTCCCCAAAGAAAACACACTGGTGATCGTCGATGACGTAGCCCTCCCCTTCGGGAAACTCCGACTAAGGGCAAAAGGATCCTCTGCTGGCCATAATGGGTTAAAAAACATCGAAGCCATGACAGGTGGCCAAAATTACCCCAGGCTACGTTTTGGTATCGGAGATGATTTCCCAAAAGGAAAGCAAATAGACTATGTACTGGGCAACTGGAGCCAACAGGAAATCAACGAGCTCCCCCTATTTATGGACAGATCGATAGAAATCATCAAAGGATTCTGCACCATCGGTATCAACATGACCATGAGCCAGTTCAATGATTAAACCGGGTTCTAAGACGTTGAGAAAGTAACGTTAAGTAAGCTAACTTATCTGACAACCACATTAGGTACAATAGGGAAAGTGTCCAAAATCATTCCCTTCAGGCTGGCTAAAAGCCTAGCTCAACATCTCCCTCTAACCATACAAAAAAAGCCTCCAGAAGTTAGATGGGGTATGCATTGCCTATTTATTTTGCGATACAGGTTCTGGCATGATAAAAAACCACGTGCTGGACACTTTCTAACATTACAACCTAAAACCGGAATATGCATTAGCCTATCTGTTGCGACCTGAAACTGCTTCAAAATCAGCCGTTTCACTTTAGTTTTCGGCATAACCGTAGCGGTGCTACGCTAATGCCGCCAAACTAACTGATTTTCTTGCAATTTCAGCTCTCACTACGATTCCTAATGCATAATCCGGGTTAAAACCTTCTAACTCTCCCCAAACCATGAAAAGCATCAACCTAGGCCTACAAATCGTGCCAAAAAGCAGCTCACTAGACACCTATAGCTTGGTGGACAAGGCCATCGAAGTCATTAGTAACTCAGGCGTGAAATACGAGGTAACTCCATTCGAAACGGTCATGGAAGGACCAGAAGAGCAGCTTATGGAAATTGCTAAAAACGCCCAGCAAGCGGTATTAGACGCAGGAGCTGATGAGGTATTGGTATATTACCGGCTTCAAATACGCAACTCAGGCGATGTCACCATGGGCGAAAAGACAGATAAGCATCGCCAATAACCCACACAGCAACAACCTGAGTTGCATTCACAAAGCATCTTCGTACAGTATTTACAACACGAACAGCGAGGAAATTTGGCAAAACAACCCTGTATCCAAAGAAAACATCACCCCTCTCAATTGTCACTACGTTCGTATGACAGATTGGTAATCGTTTTTATTATCGGGCTCAGGTTAACAGGGTTGGTACCCAAAGGCCCTCATTTCTTCTACCCTTCACTTTTTCTGAATGGGGAATCATACTCTTTCATGGTATATTCTACTTATCACAAGTAGATTTTTCTATTTATTACAAACAATTATTTAAATCAATCAATTTTGCGTACATCTGCGTATGCAAGTGTTGCTCCATGGCACTATACTTGTTTACAAATCACCTAAATAGAACACGAAGAACATTCCATGCACAATTATACCTGGCCAGGTAGTTGGATCACGGAGGCTTAACAGCCCTCACTTCATTATTCTAATCAAAAGACATTAATCGCTTCTAAATCATGAAGAAATTTACTATTATATTTCTACTGGGATTGGTATGCACATATCAATTTGCAGTGGGACAGATAAAGTCAGTCCACTACGATGTGGTGCGTAATCAAATCAATGAAGGGAACCCGCTCCCTTCGGAGGAAATCTTTTATATCAAAGGCATCATACCCGATGGCATATCCTATATAGAAGGCAAGGTATATCCTTCTTCCAAAAACCTAGACAAAGCAGAGACATACACTTGGAAACAACCTTTTAGTTTTGAGGTCAACCAATACGAAATCCTGGTCTCTGACCCTTTGAGAAGCAGTGACAAGTACACCATCGAACTCTATTATTACCAGAAGGCTGACGAAAAGCAAATGGAAGCACTCAAGTCATCCATAAACCATAATATTGAAGCTTATCTCAAAGCCAACATGGAGATTTCGAAAGGGAAAATCCATTCATACAACAGCGACAAAGTCATCATGGCACAGCTCAACAAAATCGTTGAAGATGGCATCCAAAACTACAGTCATTTTATTCATCAGGATTTTAGCGGATTCAGCGACATCATAAAACAAAAACTGGAGCAACGCGATGAAATCAAGCTCAAAAAGGCCCGTTTCAACATTCTCGGGAGAAAAAAGGAAAATGTAGACAATGAGCGGGCAGTATATGCTTTTCAATACATTGATGAACTTATCTCTACTGTGCAAAACGAAGCCGACCAATACTTGGCCGACAATATGTTTGCACTTGTCGACATCAGAAAGCTTCAATCTTACCCTACCATCAAAAAGCCTTCTAGCATCCCTT
Coding sequences within it:
- a CDS encoding AAA family ATPase, with translation MTANESIKELKTRMSASIIGQDTLIDRIILVLLADGNMLLEGLPGLAKTRAIKTLSKELDCGLSRIQFTPDLLPSDITGTEIYQPELKEKFVFQQGPIFNNLILADEINRAPAKVQSALLEAMEERQVSVAGKTYAMDPLFMVMATQNPVEQEGTYPLPEAQMDRFLMHVIIDYPDDAAELAILRLNREEQKKTTGEEKERLSPEVIFTARQEIATVKISEAMEKYIVDIISASRYPKKYSEELDSWIEFGASPRGSIAIDRASRTHAWMEGRDHVTPEDIRAVVYDCLRHRLILSYEANAEGVTADKVLEELIGKVAVVA
- a CDS encoding arylsulfatase, which codes for MFKKILVTCFLAASSWQIAEAQEKPNVLVIWGDDIGWSNVGFNNNGMMGYKTPNIDRIANEGAVFTDWYGQQSCTAGRAAFILGQHPFRTGLLTIGMPGDSHGIQESQPTIADLLKPQGYATGQFGKNHLGDQDEHLPTNHGFDEFFGNLYHLNAEEEPEGYYYPKDPEFRKKFGPRGVIHSTADGSIEDTGPLTKERMETVDEEFEDAAIEFIEKAHADGKPFFVWLSATRMHIWTHLKEESDGVTGIGIYPDGMVEHDKAVGRILDKLDELGITDNTIVMYSTDNGAEKVTWPDGGSSPFRGEKGTTWEGGFRVPTAIRWPGVIEPGTVYNDIFSHEDMMPTILAAAGEPDIKEKVKNGYQANGKTFKQHLDGYNMMPFFKGEVEESPRKEIFYFDAGANLNAIRYGMWKVHFTIMEGDISQAYRKSPSWPLIVNLRADPYEVSPDSRMYVKWYGENMWLFVPAQRYAAEFLSTFKEFPPQTGSSLSIDKVVQQMATPPRN
- a CDS encoding COG2426 family protein codes for the protein MINIIIHTFLLSISPFGESRVGIPYGVLNGLHPLTALGVGLIANLLVFPIMMFLIDNFNNRLWKYRMYKSQSVKLMRRAKSGVGDKIQKYGFWGLMMFVMIPLPFTGVYMGTIAAYIFKLPRASSFIAISIGAVISCLILAFGSHLGSLIPGVL
- a CDS encoding aminopeptidase P family protein, which produces MFKKEIYQERRAKLRAEMGKGQLLFLGNDEASINFDHNWYPFRQDSTFLYYFGISLPGLVGVIDCDADKDYIFGDDYEIDDIVWTGPQPTIAELGEQVGVVNTAPLRKLADFIKADCHILPPYRGEHVLKLRELLGKSIEEVESMPSVKLIQAVAKQRNIKSSEELAEMDEAVSRTSAVHLAVMKAARAGMKEYELVAVATSVARSYNASLSFPPIATINGQTLHNHYYGNTLKEGDIMLFDSGAESTEFYAGDMTRTFPVSGKFDARQRELYEIVYNAHRAAVESLRPGKRFLDVHLLAAETLVEGLKGVGLMKGDAKEAVAAGAHTMFFQCGLGHMMGLDVHDMENLGEQYVGYTPELKKSSEFGLKSLRLGKALESNNVITVEPGIYIIPELIDMYKAEGKFKDFIDYNKLDTYRDFGGIRVEEDFVITDSGADLLGTPLPIAPDEVEKVRKEALS
- a CDS encoding OprO/OprP family phosphate-selective porin, translated to MIKFRKKENRFMDMGKLCVAVCVWLGFAVPISAQTTTSDSVGVDIKHTSKGFQFTTPDNKFQLQIAGRLQFRYAFSSDQDPLTFDDYSAPNQHVFKINRARLKVGGHAYQPWLKYYFEYELGASRLLDFRVMVEKWPWLSFKVGQWKMEYTRERSISSGKQQMLERSLINRPFTIDRQQGASIYGRIDEGGLVDFNYHLAALTGMGRGARENDDKKLMYVGKVFWNFLGDGPSISGTDLSYHEKPQASIALAGATNTSPYTRFSSSGGGELLGYEGGEPGQYNVDQWVLETALKYKAFSWQSEYHRKRINDRLSEDTGHLAGFYLQGGYVVNNGAVGTRKPLLEVAGRYAYYQPELSLPDNSEEEYTLAVNCFFNGHLNKLTADVTLFDFDDMSLNLEANDWRVRVQYDFSF
- a CDS encoding ribose-phosphate pyrophosphokinase, yielding MPEVKLFAGTNTKKLADSIAGNYGQELGAMTLSKFSDGEMSPSFDESVRGCHVFLIQSTNPNADNLLELCLMIDAAKRASAYKVCAVVPYYGYARQDRKDRPRVSIAAKLIANMIMSAGADRIMTCDLHAGQIQGFFDIPLDHLNGSAIFVPYLKSLDLGDNLIFASPDVGGVSRARAYAKHFEVDMVVCDKHRKRANEVASMQVIGEVEGKDVVLVDDLVDTAGTMCKAAEILLDKGANSVRAIATHGVLSGKAYENIENSKLSELVITDTIPIKKESSKIKVMTVAELFAKAIHAVTGNDSISALFV
- a CDS encoding 50S ribosomal protein L25/general stress protein Ctc translates to MKSLEVIGFKRANLDSASLTEIREEGNVPCVVYGPGIKEQIHFYAPAILFRPLLYTPEVHMVELNIEGFKVKTILRETQFHPVSDVLLHADFLAYSDKKPIKMDIPVDIKGSAPGILKGGKLEMKTRTLTVKGLAKDLPDSIPVFIDNLELGKSVKVHEVKAEGYEILTNPSVSIATIGIPRALRGKKTTEEEEEV
- the pth gene encoding aminoacyl-tRNA hydrolase; this translates as MKYLIVGLGNIGPEYELTRHNIGFLTLDRLADQENAQWKSNRLAFTSEVKFKGRTLHLIKPTTYMNLSGKAINYWMKELKVPKENTLVIVDDVALPFGKLRLRAKGSSAGHNGLKNIEAMTGGQNYPRLRFGIGDDFPKGKQIDYVLGNWSQQEINELPLFMDRSIEIIKGFCTIGINMTMSQFND
- a CDS encoding thiamine-binding protein, whose protein sequence is MKSINLGLQIVPKSSSLDTYSLVDKAIEVISNSGVKYEVTPFETVMEGPEEQLMEIAKNAQQAVLDAGADEVLVYYRLQIRNSGDVTMGEKTDKHRQ